The sequence CTGTCTTCATGCTTCTTCCACGGCTCCACCGGCTTGTCGTAATAGCCGGAGAACGGGCCGTTATAGATCCGCTTGGGTTCGAAGAAAATCACCGGATCATTGTCTTCGATCGCGGCGATCAGCAGGCCCTTGGCATCATATGGCGTGGAAGGGATCACGGTTTTCAGGCCCGATACGTGAGCGAAAATCGCCTCCGGGCTCTGGCTGTGGGTTTGGCCGCCGAAGATACCGCCGCCAAACGGGCTGCGCACGGTCAGCGGGGCGATATATTCTGCGGCCGAGCGATAGCGCAGCCGCGCCGCTTCGCTGATCAGCTGGTCGAGGCCGGGATAGATATAATCGGCGAACTGGATTTCCGGAACCGGGCGCAAGCCGTATGCGCCCATTCCCACCGCCACGCCGATAATCCCGCATTCCGAGATGGGTGTATCGAACACGCGCGTCTTGCCGTATTTTTCCTGCAAGCCTGCAGTCGCGCGGAACACCCCGCCGAAATAGCCGACATCTTCGCCCATGACGATGACGTCAGGGTCCTGATCCAGCTTGATGCTGAGCGCATCGTTGATCGCCTCGATCATGTTGAGGCGGCGCGGTTCGTCCGTGGTCGCTTCGCCAACGGTGTTTGTTTCGGTCTGGGTCACTGTTTGGGTAGCCCTTCGGGAAACTTGGTTTCGCGTTCGCGGATTGCCTGCTCGCTTTGTTCCTTCAGGTGCCAGGGCAATTCCTCGAACACGTCTTCGAACATGGTGCGGAAAGGATGGTGCAGGCCGTGGCCCAGAATGCCGTTCTTTTCGGCTTCCTTGGTCGCTTTCTTGACCTGGTCGGCGCATTCGGCGTCCATCGCCTCGTCGCGCTGCTCGTCCCATTCGCCCAGCGCCATCAAGTGCTTCTTCAGTCGCATCACAGGATCGCCGAGCGGCCATTCCTCGCGCTCCTGCGCGCTGCGATAGCCGCTGGGATCGTCCGAGGTTGAATGGCCTTCCGCGCGGTAGGTGAAATATTCCACCAGCGTCGGCCCGGCATTGGCGCGCGCCCGGTTGGCGGCCCATTGCTGGGCGGCATAACAGGCGAGCGGATCGTTGCCGTCTACGCGCAGGCCCGCGAGGCCGTAACCCAGCGCCCGCGCGGCAAAAGTCGTCCGCTCCGCCCCGGCAAAACCGCTGAAGCTGCTGATTGCCCACTGGTTGTTGATAACGTTGAGGATAACCGGTGCATTGTACACGGTGGCAAAGGTGCACGCGCTGTGGAAATCTCCCTCCGCCGTGCTGCCCTCGCCCACCCAGGTCGCGGCGATGCGGCTGTCGCCCTTGATCGCGGAAGCCATCGCCCAGCCGACCGCTTGCGGGGTCTGCGTGGCGAGGTTGCCGCTGATCGAGAAGAAACTGTGTTCGCGGCTGGAATACATGATCGGCAGCTGGCGGCCCTTCAGCTTGTCGCCGCGGT comes from Alteripontixanthobacter sp. and encodes:
- a CDS encoding alpha-ketoacid dehydrogenase subunit beta, which translates into the protein MIEAINDALSIKLDQDPDVIVMGEDVGYFGGVFRATAGLQEKYGKTRVFDTPISECGIIGVAVGMGAYGLRPVPEIQFADYIYPGLDQLISEAARLRYRSAAEYIAPLTVRSPFGGGIFGGQTHSQSPEAIFAHVSGLKTVIPSTPYDAKGLLIAAIEDNDPVIFFEPKRIYNGPFSGYYDKPVEPWKKHEDSVVPEGHYSIPLGKARKVIEGEELTVLAYGTMVHVARAVCEKKGVDADIVDLRTIVPLDIEAIEASVRKTGRCLIVHEATRTSGFGAELSALVTERCFYHLEAPVERVTGFDTPYPHSLEWAYFPGPVRIGEAIDKILSE
- a CDS encoding 3-methyl-2-oxobutanoate dehydrogenase (2-methylpropanoyl-transferring) subunit alpha, with the translated sequence MADGPSDNKQSGGERGNKPALQLHVPEPHYRPGDKVDFSHVEVPEAGRQPRPDEACAARETEALCYDLVRVLGEDYRAHGPWDPKLDADTLRTMLRNFALTRAFDERMFRGQRQGKTSFYMKCTGEEATSIASSMALASDDMVFPSYRQQGILIARGYPLVEMINQIYSNRGDKLKGRQLPIMYSSREHSFFSISGNLATQTPQAVGWAMASAIKGDSRIAATWVGEGSTAEGDFHSACTFATVYNAPVILNVINNQWAISSFSGFAGAERTTFAARALGYGLAGLRVDGNDPLACYAAQQWAANRARANAGPTLVEYFTYRAEGHSTSDDPSGYRSAQEREEWPLGDPVMRLKKHLMALGEWDEQRDEAMDAECADQVKKATKEAEKNGILGHGLHHPFRTMFEDVFEELPWHLKEQSEQAIRERETKFPEGLPKQ